In a genomic window of Sulfurimonas denitrificans DSM 1251:
- a CDS encoding ATP citrate lyase citrate-binding domain-containing protein — translation MAQKAIREFDAKSILAKHWDKYFPNFTYAYETVMVQNGSELKKAAKEKTWLKDKKLVAKPDMLFGKRGKNGLVLFRDSKPGDVSLTKASSWIDEKSGEKQSVYFSFDGDTPSGEAKVDMLTHFIVEPFTPHSQEEEYYISATCVGDDDVLYMSAEGGMEVEENWDKVTEVAFPITATEEEIEKKIKASIPKDVAAKDKEAFADFAIGFFRAYRELNFAYLEINPFVLQGKKVELLDMVAKLDDTAGFMMREEWGDVDFPTSFGMEEKSPEVLAIEDADSKSGASLKLTILKPEARVWTMVAGGGASVVYADTIADLAGIEDLANYGEYSGGPTTSETKFYAETILDLMTRDKDLKGRDKVLIIGGAIANFTDVAKTFTGIIQAFELYADKMKQVGIKIYVRRGGPNYEKGLKDIKEAADRLGLYIEVYGPETHVTDIVRMALAK, via the coding sequence ATGGCTCAAAAGGCGATTAGAGAATTTGACGCAAAGTCAATTTTGGCTAAGCATTGGGATAAATATTTTCCAAATTTTACTTACGCATACGAAACGGTTATGGTTCAAAATGGATCAGAGCTTAAAAAAGCTGCAAAAGAAAAAACATGGTTAAAAGATAAAAAATTAGTTGCTAAACCAGATATGCTATTTGGTAAAAGAGGAAAAAATGGCTTAGTTCTTTTTAGAGACTCTAAGCCTGGAGATGTATCTTTAACTAAAGCATCATCTTGGATTGATGAAAAATCAGGCGAAAAACAGTCTGTTTATTTTTCATTTGATGGCGACACTCCTAGCGGCGAAGCAAAAGTTGATATGTTGACTCACTTTATCGTTGAGCCATTTACTCCGCACTCTCAAGAAGAAGAGTACTATATTTCTGCTACATGTGTTGGCGATGATGATGTTTTATACATGTCAGCTGAGGGTGGAATGGAAGTTGAAGAGAATTGGGACAAAGTTACAGAAGTGGCTTTCCCAATTACTGCAACAGAAGAAGAAATTGAGAAAAAAATCAAAGCAAGTATTCCAAAAGATGTGGCTGCTAAAGATAAAGAGGCATTTGCAGATTTTGCAATAGGCTTTTTTAGAGCATATAGAGAGTTAAATTTTGCATATTTAGAGATAAATCCATTTGTTCTTCAAGGTAAAAAAGTTGAATTACTAGATATGGTTGCAAAACTTGATGATACTGCTGGGTTTATGATGAGAGAAGAGTGGGGTGATGTAGATTTCCCAACTTCTTTTGGCATGGAAGAGAAATCTCCTGAAGTTTTAGCTATAGAAGATGCTGATAGTAAATCAGGTGCTTCGCTAAAACTAACCATATTAAAACCAGAAGCAAGAGTTTGGACTATGGTTGCAGGTGGTGGTGCTTCAGTTGTTTATGCTGACACTATCGCTGATTTGGCTGGAATTGAAGACCTTGCTAACTATGGCGAATACTCAGGTGGGCCAACTACAAGTGAGACAAAATTTTATGCTGAGACTATTTTAGATCTTATGACAAGAGACAAAGATCTTAAAGGCAGAGATAAAGTGTTGATTATTGGTGGTGCAATTGCAAATTTTACGGATGTTGCTAAAACATTTACGGGTATTATTCAAGCATTTGAGCTTTACGCTGATAAAATGAAACAAGTTGGTATTAAGATTTATGTTAGACGCGGTGGACCAAATTATGAAAAAGGTCTCAAAGATATTAAAGAAGCAGCAGATAGACTTGGTCTTTATATAGAAGTTTATGGACCAGAAACACATGTTACTGACATTGTGCGTATGGCACTAGCAAAGTAA
- a CDS encoding citrate/2-methylcitrate synthase, translated as MAQLYTRDTQAIFWNNNASAIQRMLDYDYTIKRQKPSVAAIVAPTSNSKFDKFFYGPDEIMIPLYRNTTEAKSAQPQADVLLNFASFRTAYDVTMEALELGGFTSIMVTAEGIPERLARKMNATGREKNVTIIGPATVGAIAPGAFKIANIGGTIENIVQSKLHRAGSCGLVTRSGGLFNELSNIIAINADGIAEGVAIGGDRFVGSVFIDNLLRMEANPEVKYMLLLGEVGGTEEYKVIEAVKSGKIKKPIIAWCIGTIAKYYDSGVQFGHAGASANGDMETAEAKNRAMKEVGIHVPASFNDLPEIISALYHELHAEGTIKDIIEPSMNVCPSVRKSKQFICTISDDRGDEAHYCGYPISSVATPDTGFTIGDVMSILWFKKRYPRWAVDFLETVLKTVADHGPAVSGAHNAKVTARAGKDVISSLISGLLTIGPRFGGAIDDAAKYFKYASDNGMSPNDFLNHMKKEGIPIPGIGHRIKSLKNPDLRVEGLKKFAKANFPSTPLLDYALTVEQLTTSKKENLILNVDGTIGILMVDMWRSLGYKDEEIDVFINAGALNAFFILGRSIGFIGHILDEKRLAMPMYRHPMDDILYDVKLAENL; from the coding sequence ATGGCACAATTATATACTAGAGATACACAAGCAATTTTTTGGAATAACAACGCAAGTGCTATTCAAAGAATGCTAGATTATGACTATACAATTAAAAGACAAAAACCTTCGGTTGCAGCTATTGTAGCTCCAACAAGTAACTCTAAATTTGATAAGTTTTTTTATGGTCCAGATGAGATTATGATTCCACTTTATAGAAATACAACTGAAGCAAAATCAGCACAACCTCAGGCTGATGTGCTATTAAACTTTGCATCTTTTAGAACAGCTTACGATGTAACTATGGAAGCATTAGAGCTTGGTGGATTTACATCTATTATGGTTACAGCCGAGGGAATTCCTGAGAGATTAGCTCGTAAAATGAATGCAACAGGAAGAGAAAAAAATGTCACTATTATTGGACCAGCAACAGTTGGTGCAATAGCTCCAGGCGCATTTAAAATTGCAAATATTGGTGGAACGATTGAAAATATTGTTCAATCAAAACTTCACCGTGCAGGATCTTGTGGACTTGTAACTCGTTCAGGCGGTCTCTTCAATGAGCTCTCAAATATTATCGCAATTAACGCTGATGGTATCGCTGAGGGTGTTGCAATCGGTGGCGATAGATTTGTTGGATCGGTATTTATAGATAATCTTCTTAGAATGGAAGCTAACCCTGAAGTAAAGTACATGTTACTTTTAGGTGAAGTTGGTGGAACTGAAGAGTATAAGGTAATTGAAGCTGTAAAAAGTGGAAAAATTAAAAAACCAATTATTGCATGGTGTATAGGTACGATAGCTAAGTATTATGACAGTGGCGTTCAGTTTGGTCATGCTGGTGCATCTGCAAATGGCGATATGGAAACGGCTGAAGCTAAAAACAGAGCTATGAAAGAAGTTGGTATTCATGTTCCTGCATCATTCAATGATTTACCAGAAATAATTAGTGCGCTTTACCATGAACTCCATGCAGAGGGAACTATAAAAGATATTATAGAACCTTCTATGAATGTATGTCCAAGTGTAAGAAAATCAAAACAGTTTATCTGTACTATTTCTGATGACAGAGGAGATGAAGCTCACTACTGTGGTTATCCAATTAGCTCAGTTGCGACACCAGATACAGGATTTACTATTGGTGATGTAATGAGTATCTTATGGTTTAAAAAACGCTATCCAAGATGGGCAGTTGACTTTTTAGAAACAGTTCTAAAAACAGTTGCAGATCATGGTCCAGCTGTTTCAGGCGCTCACAATGCTAAAGTTACAGCTCGTGCAGGTAAAGATGTTATCAGTTCACTAATTTCTGGACTACTTACAATTGGGCCTCGTTTTGGTGGAGCTATTGATGATGCTGCTAAGTATTTTAAATATGCAAGTGATAATGGAATGAGTCCAAATGACTTCTTAAATCATATGAAAAAAGAGGGCATTCCAATTCCAGGGATAGGGCATAGAATCAAGTCGCTTAAAAACCCAGATTTACGTGTTGAGGGATTAAAGAAGTTTGCAAAAGCAAACTTCCCTTCAACTCCGCTTCTTGATTATGCTTTAACGGTTGAACAACTTACAACATCTAAAAAAGAGAATCTTATTTTAAATGTTGATGGTACTATTGGTATATTAATGGTTGACATGTGGAGATCACTTGGATATAAAGATGAAGAGATAGATGTATTTATAAATGCAGGCGCTCTAAATGCGTTCTTTATTTTAGGTAGAAGTATCGGTTTTATCGGGCATATCTTGGATGAGAAACGTCTAGCAATGCCAATGTACAGACATCCAATGGATGATATCTTATATGATGTAAAGTTAGCAGAAAACTTATAG
- a CDS encoding D-sedoheptulose-7-phosphate isomerase yields the protein MKKYIKEQIKKSFEIKQTIYENENLINKIEEVSKLCVALYRGDKKTILAGNGGSAADAQHIAAELVGRYGFDRPSIPSLALTTDTSCLTAIGNDYGYDNVFSRQLEGMGQAGDIFIGISTSGNSKNIINAFISAKKKGITTVALVGRDGGEMAKMADVALVVPSDSTPRIQESHILIGHIICDIIEKEIFGDGVN from the coding sequence GTGAAAAAATATATTAAAGAGCAAATCAAAAAATCATTTGAGATAAAACAAACTATTTATGAGAACGAAAATTTAATTAACAAGATTGAAGAGGTTTCAAAACTTTGCGTAGCTTTATATAGGGGTGATAAAAAAACTATTTTAGCTGGGAATGGTGGGAGTGCTGCCGATGCTCAGCATATTGCAGCAGAGTTAGTTGGAAGATATGGCTTTGATAGGCCCTCTATTCCTTCTTTAGCATTAACAACAGACACCTCATGCTTAACTGCGATTGGTAATGATTATGGATATGATAATGTGTTTTCTCGTCAATTAGAAGGGATGGGGCAAGCGGGGGATATATTTATAGGCATATCAACCTCAGGCAACTCTAAAAATATAATAAATGCGTTTATTAGTGCAAAGAAAAAAGGGATAACAACTGTTGCATTAGTTGGGCGAGATGGCGGAGAGATGGCTAAGATGGCAGATGTTGCTTTAGTTGTTCCATCTGATTCAACTCCTAGAATTCAAGAGTCGCATATACTTATTGGACATATAATTTGTGACATTATAGAAAAAGAGATTTTTGGAGATGGTGTTAACTAG
- the gmhB gene encoding D-glycero-beta-D-manno-heptose 1,7-bisphosphate 7-phosphatase translates to MNRALFLDRDGVINVEINYLIKIEDFVFIDGIFELCKKYQDRGYLIFVVTNQSGIARGFYTQEDFDVLTSWMMKEFLNRGVIIKKVYFCPHHPEISGECSCRKPKAGMLLEAKKEFDIDLQNSILVGDKERDIEAALASGIKESYFFDEKGICKESKATKIISNLREV, encoded by the coding sequence ATGAATAGAGCACTTTTTTTAGATAGAGATGGCGTTATAAATGTTGAGATTAACTACCTTATTAAAATTGAAGATTTTGTCTTTATTGATGGTATATTTGAACTTTGTAAAAAGTATCAAGATAGAGGATATTTAATATTTGTTGTTACAAATCAGTCGGGAATTGCCAGAGGTTTTTATACTCAAGAAGATTTTGATGTTTTAACTTCATGGATGATGAAAGAGTTTTTAAATCGAGGTGTAATTATAAAAAAAGTTTACTTCTGTCCTCACCATCCTGAAATATCTGGAGAGTGTAGTTGCAGAAAACCAAAAGCTGGAATGCTGCTTGAGGCAAAAAAAGAGTTCGATATAGATTTACAAAACTCTATTTTAGTTGGAGATAAAGAGAGAGATATTGAGGCTGCTCTTGCTTCAGGAATAAAAGAGAGCTATTTCTTTGATGAAAAAGGTATTTGTAAAGAGTCTAAAGCAACAAAAATTATTTCAAATTTAAGAGAGGTATAA
- a CDS encoding asparaginase domain-containing protein yields MLILNSGGTFNKKYNSLNGELEIPYNNSVIEEILKSVEFKYDLAGVVYKDSLDMNMDDRKRIAHIIMESSDDTFIIVHGTDTMLLSAEFLSEVFDDRKIVFVGSMRPFEIDNIEASLNLGMAIGFAKALKENGVYICMSGHVEPWQKIYKNKKFGKFEVVL; encoded by the coding sequence GTGCTAATATTAAATAGTGGTGGAACATTTAACAAAAAATATAACTCTTTAAACGGAGAGTTGGAGATACCTTATAACAACAGTGTAATTGAAGAGATTCTAAAAAGTGTTGAATTTAAATATGATTTGGCTGGTGTAGTTTATAAAGACAGCTTAGATATGAATATGGATGATAGAAAAAGAATAGCTCATATTATTATGGAGTCAAGTGATGATACCTTTATAATCGTTCATGGGACTGATACTATGCTTCTGAGTGCAGAGTTCTTATCCGAGGTTTTTGATGATAGAAAAATTGTATTTGTTGGGTCTATGAGACCATTTGAAATTGATAATATAGAAGCTAGCTTAAACTTAGGAATGGCTATTGGATTTGCAAAAGCGCTTAAAGAAAATGGGGTATATATATGTATGAGTGGACATGTAGAACCTTGGCAAAAAATATATAAAAATAAAAAATTTGGAAAATTTGAAGTTGTCCTCTAA